A window from Solea senegalensis isolate Sse05_10M linkage group LG15, IFAPA_SoseM_1, whole genome shotgun sequence encodes these proteins:
- the msh6 gene encoding DNA mismatch repair protein Msh6 isoform X2 yields the protein MAKQSSLFSFFSKSPPPVSKPKPKPSPSPAEADLPSSVEKSNSSPKEEAKQTQQQLKQQKPTKSNKVKSKTDCKSAKGGFKKLFGDMAATTKESSTLPFSAGALVWAKLEGHPWWPCMVVPQPLTGQQMRGRGRAQRIHVHFFDEPPTRGWVSTKYIREYLGSDSSDAKTGGVFFSGKPVIRHAMELADGVMFDSPEKRLKMPLCTDASDEEEEDEEMELDKSGVTDEEISDDDDEKPVEVKPSKVSRRSARASTEKSNQAKRRRIVVASDSDDSGEEFKPEHAASSSEDEEEEGTVSSEEEEEEESTQESEAESPIKPVKRKRPAEKSPNVKSKASTTPSVSAPKRAPAAPAPLAADTKSRLSAFSAPDSFESQANGSGTSGGATVWDHDKLEWLHDGRRKDSRRRRQSEDDYDPTTLYVPEDFLNRVTPGMRRWWQLKSDMFDTVIFYKVGKFYELYHMDAVVGVNELGLTFMKGTWAHSGFPEIGFGRFSDVLVQKGYKVARVEQTETPDMMEARCKSMAKPTKFDRVVKREVCRIITRGTQTYSVLDGAPSESQSKFLLSFKEKAEEESSGHCRTYGVCFVDTSVGYFHVGQFPDDRHCSRLRTLIAHFSPVEVLFEKGNPSVETRKILKASLSSALQEGLNAGTQFWDAQKTLKTFSEEEYFKESKEMETGNNVLPPLLKKMTSESDSLCLTPKEGYELALSALGGCMFYLKKCLVDLELLSMANFEEYVPVDVEMERAAGPASFFSQTSQRMVLDGVTLANLEIFQNGSGGTEGTLMERLDTCSTPFGKRLLKQWLCAPLCNPTSIKDRLDAVEDLMGAQAQATEVSDLLKKLPDLERLLSKIHSIGTPKGQDHPDSRAVLYEEVTYSKRKIADFLSALEGFKTMQDIISILAPVSGEFCSTLLRQVVTVKSEKDGLFPDLSAELKRWDTSFDHQKARTTGVITPKTGFDPEFDQALAEIKNCERELQEYLDRQKKRLGCRNMSYWGTGRNRYQMEVPDSISERNIPEEYEVKSTKKGWKRYVTRETERLFSELQGFEEKRDAALKDCMRRLFYNFDRNYREWQTSVECMAVLDVLLALSRYSQGGDGPMGRPQVVLPGADDHEAPFIDLVGSRHPCVTKTFFGDDFIPNDICIGCRGSGETEEEKGGALCVLVTGPNMGGKSTLMRQCGLVIILAQLGCHVPAESLRFTPVDRVFTRLGASDNIMAGESTFFVELSETASILHHATNHSLVLLDELGRGTATYDGTAIASAVVKELAEKICCRTLFSTHYHSLVEDYTNNPAVRLGHMACMVENECEDPSQETITFLYKFISGACPKSYGFNAARLASLPEVVIQSGHRKAREFEKSTINLRLFKKLCQFAEDATQGNTHFISLVQVLNNL from the exons GGCGAAACAAAGCTCTCTTTTCAGCTTTTTCTCCAAGTCTCCGCCACCGGTCTCCAAGCCGAAGCCGAAGCCGAGTCCTTCTCCGGCCGAGGCAGACCTGCCTTCCTCGGTGGAGAAGTCCAACTCTTCTCCGAAAGAGGAAGCGAAACAGACACAGCAACaattaaagcaacaaaaaccGACCAAGAGTAACAAAGTCAAATCAAAAACGGACTGCAAGTCCGCAAAAGGAGGGTTTAAGAAACTATTTGGTGACATGGCCGCTACAACCAAAGAAAG CTCCACGCTCCCATTCAGTGCTGGCGCCCTAGTGTGGGCAAAACTGGAGGGACACCCCTGGTGGCCATGCATGGTGGTGCCCCAACCTCTGACTGGACAGCAGATGAGGGGTCGTGGTCGAGCCCAACGCATACATGTCCATTTCTTTGATGAACCTCCGACAAGAGGATGGGTTAGCACTAAATATATCAGAGAATATCTAG GCTCGGACAGCAGTGATGCTAAAACCGGAGGGGTGTTCTTTAGTGGCAAGCCTGTTATACGGCATGCAATGGAACTTGCTGATGGAGTCATGTTTGACAGTCCTGAGAAAAGATTAAAGATGCCCCTCTGTACAGATGCatcagatgaggaggaggaggatgaagaaatGGAG CTTGACAAGTCAGGTGTAACTGATGAAGAGATCAGTGATGACGATGACGAGAAACCTGTGGAAGTGAAACCATCTAAAGTCAGTCGCCGCTCAGCCCGTGCTTCAACAGAAAAGAGCAACCAGGCTAAGCGGCGTCGCATTGTTGTTGCCTCAGACAGTGACGACTCGGGTGAGGAATTCAAACCAGAACATGCTGCGTCAAGTAgcgaagatgaagaggaggaaggaactGTGAgtagtgaggaggaggaggaagaggagagcaCACAAGAGTCAGAAGCTGAAAGCCCCATCAAGCCTGTGAAGCGCAAACGTCCCGCAGAAAAGTCTCCTAATGTAAAATCCAAAGCATCCACAACCCCATCTGTCTCTGCACCTAAAcgagctccagcagctccagcaccTCTTGCAGCTGACACAAAGTCACGTTTGTCAGCCTTCTCTGCACCTGACAGCTTTGAGAGCCAGGCAAATGGTTCAGGCACCAGTGGAGGCGCAACCGTTTGGGACCATGACAAACTGGAGTGGTTGCACGATGGGAGGAGAAAAGACAGTCGAAGGCGACGACAATCGGAGGATGACTATGATCCTACCACCCTGTATGTCCCTGAAGACTTTCTAAACAGAGTCACGCCTGGCATGCGTCGGTGGTGGCAGCTGAAATCCGATATGTTTGATACAGTGATCTTCTACAAGGTGGGGAAGTTTTATGAGCTCTACCATATGGATGCTGTGGTTGGAGTCAACGAGCTGGGCCTGACATTCATGAAGGGGACCTGGGCACACTCGGGCTTTCCAGAGATTGGCTTTGGGCGCTTCTCGGATGTACTGGTCCAGAAAGGATATAAGGTTGCTCGAGTGGAGCAGACGGAAACCCCAGATATGATGGAAGCACGCTGTAAGTCCATGGCTAAGCCCACAAAATTTGACCGTGTGGTGAAAAGAGAGGTCTGTCGCATTATCACACGTGGCACTCAAACCTACAGTGTTTTGGACGGTGCTCCTTCAGAGAGTCAGAGTAAGTTCCTCTTGAGTTTTAAGGAGAAGGCAGAAGAGGAAAGCTCTGGTCATTGCCGCACTTATGGAGTCTGCTTTGTGGACACCTCAGTGGGTTATTTTCATGTAGGTCAGTTCCCAGATGATCGTCACTGCTCACGTCTGCGCACCCTGATAGCACACTTTTCCCCAGTGGAGGTGCTCTTTGAGAAGGGAAACCCATCTGTTGAAACACGTAAAATACTCAAGGCCTCGCTGTCCTCTGCCCTGCAGGAAGGACTTAATGCAGGAACGCAATTCTGGGATGCCCAGAAGACACTAAAAACCTTCTCAGAGGAAGAGTATTTCAAAGAAAGCAAGGAAATGGAGACTGGGAACAatgttcttcctcctcttctaaAGAAGATGACGTCTGAGAGTGATTCCCTGTGCCTTACTCCTAAGGAAGGTTATGAACTGGCGCTGTCAGCACTGGGTGGATGTATGTTTTACCTGAAAAAATGTCTGGTAGACCTTGAGCTGCTCTCCATGGCTAACTTTGAAGAATATGTCCCAGTTGATGTTGAGATGGAGAGAGCCGCTGGACCTGCCAGTTTCTTTTCCCAGACTTCTCAGCGAATGGTCCTTGATGGGGTGACTTTAGCAAACTTGGAAATCTTTCAGAATGGTTCAGGAGGCACAGAGGGGACACTCATGGAGCGTTTGGACACATGCTCCACCCCTTTTGGAAAGAGGTTGTTGAAGCAGTGGCTCTGTGCTCCTCTGTGTAATCCCACATCCATAAAGGATAGACTGGATGCAGTTGAGGACCTGATGGGAGCTCAGGCTCAGGCTACAGAGGTGTCAGACCTGCTGAAGAAACTCCCGGATCTGGAACGTCTCCTGAGTAAAATCCACAGCATTGGCACCCCGAAGGGTCAGGACCACCCTGACAGCAGAGCGGTTCTCTATGAGGAGGTCACTTACAGCAAGCGCAAGATAGCTGATTTCCTCTCTGCACTGGAAGGTTTCAAAACTATGCAGGATATTATTTCTATTCTTGCTCCAGTTTCAGGTGAATTTTGTTCCACGCTGCTCCGTCAAGTTGTGACtgttaaaagtgaaaaagatGGCCTCTTTCCTGACCTCTCTGCTGAGCTCAAGCGCTGGGACACATCTTTTGACCATCAGAAAGCCCGCACTACTGGTGTCATAACCCCAAAGACTGGCTTTGATCCTGAGTTCGACCAGGCTCTGGCTGAGATCAAGAACTGTGAAAGAGAGTTGCAGGAATACCtggacagacagaagaagaggCTCGGCTGTAGAAACATGTCCTACTGGGGAACAGGACGAAACCGCTACCAGATGGAGGTGCCGGATAGCATCTCGGAGAGGAATATTCCAGAAGAGTACGAGGTGAAATCAACAAAGAAGGGCTGGAAGCGCTATGTAACACGGGAGACTGAACGGCTGTTCTCAGAGCTGCAGGGATTTGAGGAGAAGAGAGACGCTGCCCTGAAAGACTGCATGAGGAGGCTCTTCTACAACTTTGACAGAAACTACAGAGAGTGGCAGACTAGTGTGGAGTGCATGGCAGTGCTGG ATGTATTGCTGGCCTTGTCCCGCTACAGTCAGGGTGGGGACGGACCAATGGGGAGGCCACAGGTGGTGCTTCCCGGCGCTGATGACCACGAAGCTCCCTTCATTGACCTTGTTGGATCCCGCCATCCCTGTGTCACCAAGACCTTCTTTGGTGATGACTTCATCCCCAATGACATCTGCATTGGCTGTCGTGGTAGTGGTGAAACTGAAGAGGAGAAAGGTGGCGCCTTGTGTGTTCTTGTCACAGGGCCTAACATGGGTGGAAAGTCCACTCTCATGAGACAG tgtggacTTGTGATCATCCTAGCTCAGCTGGGTTGCCATGTTCCCGCTGAGAGCCTGCGCTTCACACCAGTTGACAGAGTCTTCACCCGCCTGGGAGCCTCAGACAACATTATGGCCG GAGAAAGTACTTTCTTTGTGGAGCTAAGCGAGACTGCCAGCATCCTGCACCATGCCACCAACCACTCACTTGTGCTCCTGGATGAATTAG GAAGGGGCACAGCCACATATGATGGCACAGCGATTGCCAGTGCTGTTGTGAAGGAGCTTGCTGAGAAGATCTGCTGTCGTACCCTGTTCTCGACACATTACCACTCCCTGGTGGAGGACTACACCAACAACCCTGCTGTGCGGTTGGGCCACATG GCTTGCATGGTAGAGAATGAATGTGAGGACCCGAGTCAAGAAACCATCACATTCCTCTACAAGTTCATCTCTGGCGCTTGTCCAAAGAGCTATGGCTTCAACGCCGCTCGACTTGCCAGCCTGCCAGAGGTGGTCATCCAATCAGGACACAGGAAGGCCAGAGAGTTTGAGAAGAGCACCATCAACCTCCGGCTATTTAA GAAGCTCTGCCAGTTTGCTGAAGACGCCACACAAGgcaacacacactttatttcacTTGTTCAGGTGCTCAACAACCTGTAA
- the msh6 gene encoding DNA mismatch repair protein Msh6 isoform X1, which produces MAKQSSLFSFFSKSPPPVSKPKPKPSPSPAEADLPSSVEKSNSSPKEEAKQTQQQLKQQKPTKSNKVKSKTDCKSAKGGFKKLFGDMAATTKESSSTLPFSAGALVWAKLEGHPWWPCMVVPQPLTGQQMRGRGRAQRIHVHFFDEPPTRGWVSTKYIREYLGSDSSDAKTGGVFFSGKPVIRHAMELADGVMFDSPEKRLKMPLCTDASDEEEEDEEMELDKSGVTDEEISDDDDEKPVEVKPSKVSRRSARASTEKSNQAKRRRIVVASDSDDSGEEFKPEHAASSSEDEEEEGTVSSEEEEEEESTQESEAESPIKPVKRKRPAEKSPNVKSKASTTPSVSAPKRAPAAPAPLAADTKSRLSAFSAPDSFESQANGSGTSGGATVWDHDKLEWLHDGRRKDSRRRRQSEDDYDPTTLYVPEDFLNRVTPGMRRWWQLKSDMFDTVIFYKVGKFYELYHMDAVVGVNELGLTFMKGTWAHSGFPEIGFGRFSDVLVQKGYKVARVEQTETPDMMEARCKSMAKPTKFDRVVKREVCRIITRGTQTYSVLDGAPSESQSKFLLSFKEKAEEESSGHCRTYGVCFVDTSVGYFHVGQFPDDRHCSRLRTLIAHFSPVEVLFEKGNPSVETRKILKASLSSALQEGLNAGTQFWDAQKTLKTFSEEEYFKESKEMETGNNVLPPLLKKMTSESDSLCLTPKEGYELALSALGGCMFYLKKCLVDLELLSMANFEEYVPVDVEMERAAGPASFFSQTSQRMVLDGVTLANLEIFQNGSGGTEGTLMERLDTCSTPFGKRLLKQWLCAPLCNPTSIKDRLDAVEDLMGAQAQATEVSDLLKKLPDLERLLSKIHSIGTPKGQDHPDSRAVLYEEVTYSKRKIADFLSALEGFKTMQDIISILAPVSGEFCSTLLRQVVTVKSEKDGLFPDLSAELKRWDTSFDHQKARTTGVITPKTGFDPEFDQALAEIKNCERELQEYLDRQKKRLGCRNMSYWGTGRNRYQMEVPDSISERNIPEEYEVKSTKKGWKRYVTRETERLFSELQGFEEKRDAALKDCMRRLFYNFDRNYREWQTSVECMAVLDVLLALSRYSQGGDGPMGRPQVVLPGADDHEAPFIDLVGSRHPCVTKTFFGDDFIPNDICIGCRGSGETEEEKGGALCVLVTGPNMGGKSTLMRQCGLVIILAQLGCHVPAESLRFTPVDRVFTRLGASDNIMAGESTFFVELSETASILHHATNHSLVLLDELGRGTATYDGTAIASAVVKELAEKICCRTLFSTHYHSLVEDYTNNPAVRLGHMACMVENECEDPSQETITFLYKFISGACPKSYGFNAARLASLPEVVIQSGHRKAREFEKSTINLRLFKKLCQFAEDATQGNTHFISLVQVLNNL; this is translated from the exons GGCGAAACAAAGCTCTCTTTTCAGCTTTTTCTCCAAGTCTCCGCCACCGGTCTCCAAGCCGAAGCCGAAGCCGAGTCCTTCTCCGGCCGAGGCAGACCTGCCTTCCTCGGTGGAGAAGTCCAACTCTTCTCCGAAAGAGGAAGCGAAACAGACACAGCAACaattaaagcaacaaaaaccGACCAAGAGTAACAAAGTCAAATCAAAAACGGACTGCAAGTCCGCAAAAGGAGGGTTTAAGAAACTATTTGGTGACATGGCCGCTACAACCAAAGAAAG CAGCTCCACGCTCCCATTCAGTGCTGGCGCCCTAGTGTGGGCAAAACTGGAGGGACACCCCTGGTGGCCATGCATGGTGGTGCCCCAACCTCTGACTGGACAGCAGATGAGGGGTCGTGGTCGAGCCCAACGCATACATGTCCATTTCTTTGATGAACCTCCGACAAGAGGATGGGTTAGCACTAAATATATCAGAGAATATCTAG GCTCGGACAGCAGTGATGCTAAAACCGGAGGGGTGTTCTTTAGTGGCAAGCCTGTTATACGGCATGCAATGGAACTTGCTGATGGAGTCATGTTTGACAGTCCTGAGAAAAGATTAAAGATGCCCCTCTGTACAGATGCatcagatgaggaggaggaggatgaagaaatGGAG CTTGACAAGTCAGGTGTAACTGATGAAGAGATCAGTGATGACGATGACGAGAAACCTGTGGAAGTGAAACCATCTAAAGTCAGTCGCCGCTCAGCCCGTGCTTCAACAGAAAAGAGCAACCAGGCTAAGCGGCGTCGCATTGTTGTTGCCTCAGACAGTGACGACTCGGGTGAGGAATTCAAACCAGAACATGCTGCGTCAAGTAgcgaagatgaagaggaggaaggaactGTGAgtagtgaggaggaggaggaagaggagagcaCACAAGAGTCAGAAGCTGAAAGCCCCATCAAGCCTGTGAAGCGCAAACGTCCCGCAGAAAAGTCTCCTAATGTAAAATCCAAAGCATCCACAACCCCATCTGTCTCTGCACCTAAAcgagctccagcagctccagcaccTCTTGCAGCTGACACAAAGTCACGTTTGTCAGCCTTCTCTGCACCTGACAGCTTTGAGAGCCAGGCAAATGGTTCAGGCACCAGTGGAGGCGCAACCGTTTGGGACCATGACAAACTGGAGTGGTTGCACGATGGGAGGAGAAAAGACAGTCGAAGGCGACGACAATCGGAGGATGACTATGATCCTACCACCCTGTATGTCCCTGAAGACTTTCTAAACAGAGTCACGCCTGGCATGCGTCGGTGGTGGCAGCTGAAATCCGATATGTTTGATACAGTGATCTTCTACAAGGTGGGGAAGTTTTATGAGCTCTACCATATGGATGCTGTGGTTGGAGTCAACGAGCTGGGCCTGACATTCATGAAGGGGACCTGGGCACACTCGGGCTTTCCAGAGATTGGCTTTGGGCGCTTCTCGGATGTACTGGTCCAGAAAGGATATAAGGTTGCTCGAGTGGAGCAGACGGAAACCCCAGATATGATGGAAGCACGCTGTAAGTCCATGGCTAAGCCCACAAAATTTGACCGTGTGGTGAAAAGAGAGGTCTGTCGCATTATCACACGTGGCACTCAAACCTACAGTGTTTTGGACGGTGCTCCTTCAGAGAGTCAGAGTAAGTTCCTCTTGAGTTTTAAGGAGAAGGCAGAAGAGGAAAGCTCTGGTCATTGCCGCACTTATGGAGTCTGCTTTGTGGACACCTCAGTGGGTTATTTTCATGTAGGTCAGTTCCCAGATGATCGTCACTGCTCACGTCTGCGCACCCTGATAGCACACTTTTCCCCAGTGGAGGTGCTCTTTGAGAAGGGAAACCCATCTGTTGAAACACGTAAAATACTCAAGGCCTCGCTGTCCTCTGCCCTGCAGGAAGGACTTAATGCAGGAACGCAATTCTGGGATGCCCAGAAGACACTAAAAACCTTCTCAGAGGAAGAGTATTTCAAAGAAAGCAAGGAAATGGAGACTGGGAACAatgttcttcctcctcttctaaAGAAGATGACGTCTGAGAGTGATTCCCTGTGCCTTACTCCTAAGGAAGGTTATGAACTGGCGCTGTCAGCACTGGGTGGATGTATGTTTTACCTGAAAAAATGTCTGGTAGACCTTGAGCTGCTCTCCATGGCTAACTTTGAAGAATATGTCCCAGTTGATGTTGAGATGGAGAGAGCCGCTGGACCTGCCAGTTTCTTTTCCCAGACTTCTCAGCGAATGGTCCTTGATGGGGTGACTTTAGCAAACTTGGAAATCTTTCAGAATGGTTCAGGAGGCACAGAGGGGACACTCATGGAGCGTTTGGACACATGCTCCACCCCTTTTGGAAAGAGGTTGTTGAAGCAGTGGCTCTGTGCTCCTCTGTGTAATCCCACATCCATAAAGGATAGACTGGATGCAGTTGAGGACCTGATGGGAGCTCAGGCTCAGGCTACAGAGGTGTCAGACCTGCTGAAGAAACTCCCGGATCTGGAACGTCTCCTGAGTAAAATCCACAGCATTGGCACCCCGAAGGGTCAGGACCACCCTGACAGCAGAGCGGTTCTCTATGAGGAGGTCACTTACAGCAAGCGCAAGATAGCTGATTTCCTCTCTGCACTGGAAGGTTTCAAAACTATGCAGGATATTATTTCTATTCTTGCTCCAGTTTCAGGTGAATTTTGTTCCACGCTGCTCCGTCAAGTTGTGACtgttaaaagtgaaaaagatGGCCTCTTTCCTGACCTCTCTGCTGAGCTCAAGCGCTGGGACACATCTTTTGACCATCAGAAAGCCCGCACTACTGGTGTCATAACCCCAAAGACTGGCTTTGATCCTGAGTTCGACCAGGCTCTGGCTGAGATCAAGAACTGTGAAAGAGAGTTGCAGGAATACCtggacagacagaagaagaggCTCGGCTGTAGAAACATGTCCTACTGGGGAACAGGACGAAACCGCTACCAGATGGAGGTGCCGGATAGCATCTCGGAGAGGAATATTCCAGAAGAGTACGAGGTGAAATCAACAAAGAAGGGCTGGAAGCGCTATGTAACACGGGAGACTGAACGGCTGTTCTCAGAGCTGCAGGGATTTGAGGAGAAGAGAGACGCTGCCCTGAAAGACTGCATGAGGAGGCTCTTCTACAACTTTGACAGAAACTACAGAGAGTGGCAGACTAGTGTGGAGTGCATGGCAGTGCTGG ATGTATTGCTGGCCTTGTCCCGCTACAGTCAGGGTGGGGACGGACCAATGGGGAGGCCACAGGTGGTGCTTCCCGGCGCTGATGACCACGAAGCTCCCTTCATTGACCTTGTTGGATCCCGCCATCCCTGTGTCACCAAGACCTTCTTTGGTGATGACTTCATCCCCAATGACATCTGCATTGGCTGTCGTGGTAGTGGTGAAACTGAAGAGGAGAAAGGTGGCGCCTTGTGTGTTCTTGTCACAGGGCCTAACATGGGTGGAAAGTCCACTCTCATGAGACAG tgtggacTTGTGATCATCCTAGCTCAGCTGGGTTGCCATGTTCCCGCTGAGAGCCTGCGCTTCACACCAGTTGACAGAGTCTTCACCCGCCTGGGAGCCTCAGACAACATTATGGCCG GAGAAAGTACTTTCTTTGTGGAGCTAAGCGAGACTGCCAGCATCCTGCACCATGCCACCAACCACTCACTTGTGCTCCTGGATGAATTAG GAAGGGGCACAGCCACATATGATGGCACAGCGATTGCCAGTGCTGTTGTGAAGGAGCTTGCTGAGAAGATCTGCTGTCGTACCCTGTTCTCGACACATTACCACTCCCTGGTGGAGGACTACACCAACAACCCTGCTGTGCGGTTGGGCCACATG GCTTGCATGGTAGAGAATGAATGTGAGGACCCGAGTCAAGAAACCATCACATTCCTCTACAAGTTCATCTCTGGCGCTTGTCCAAAGAGCTATGGCTTCAACGCCGCTCGACTTGCCAGCCTGCCAGAGGTGGTCATCCAATCAGGACACAGGAAGGCCAGAGAGTTTGAGAAGAGCACCATCAACCTCCGGCTATTTAA GAAGCTCTGCCAGTTTGCTGAAGACGCCACACAAGgcaacacacactttatttcacTTGTTCAGGTGCTCAACAACCTGTAA